From one Catellatospora sp. IY07-71 genomic stretch:
- a CDS encoding M16 family metallopeptidase, producing the protein MQIPRTAYEVERFTLPNGLRVVLSPDRSAPVIGVAVVYDVGIRSEPEGRTGFAHLFEHLMFQGSANLEKLAHFRHVQGAGGTFNGSTHLDYTDYFETVPSNALERMLFLEADRMRGPRLTEENLKNQIDVVKEEIRVNVLNRPYGGFPWLKLPPVMFDTFPNAHDGYGSFSDLEAATVADAAEFFDRYYACGNATLSVSGDFDSAYARTLIERHFGDVPARPAPQLADFDEPDLTAERRESYVDRLAPLPAVASAWRVPNPVTDFAGYLPYVVLAEVLTDGDASRLVERLVLKDRTVTSVGGYLGFMGEPFEVRDPTALLLQSHLPPGGSVDKVLVTIDEELDRLATDGLTPGELARTQARMATHLLRETDAVLGRALRMAVLELQRGNPGLLNDLPHLIAEVTEEQIRSAAAALRPHRRASIEVVPGGNQ; encoded by the coding sequence ATTCAGATCCCGCGCACGGCATACGAGGTGGAGCGGTTCACGCTTCCCAACGGCCTGCGCGTCGTGCTCAGCCCGGACCGCAGCGCACCGGTGATCGGTGTCGCGGTCGTCTACGACGTGGGCATCCGGTCCGAGCCCGAGGGCCGCACCGGCTTCGCGCACCTTTTCGAGCACCTGATGTTCCAGGGCTCGGCCAACCTGGAGAAGCTCGCCCACTTCCGGCACGTGCAGGGCGCGGGCGGCACCTTCAACGGCTCGACCCACCTGGACTACACCGACTACTTCGAGACGGTGCCGAGCAACGCGCTGGAGCGGATGCTCTTCCTGGAGGCCGACCGCATGCGCGGGCCGCGCCTGACCGAGGAGAACCTCAAGAACCAGATCGACGTGGTCAAGGAGGAGATCCGGGTCAACGTGCTGAACCGGCCGTACGGCGGGTTCCCGTGGCTGAAGCTCCCGCCGGTCATGTTCGACACGTTCCCGAACGCGCACGACGGCTACGGCTCGTTCAGCGACCTGGAGGCCGCGACCGTGGCCGACGCGGCCGAGTTCTTCGACCGCTACTACGCCTGCGGCAACGCGACGCTCAGCGTCTCCGGCGACTTCGACTCGGCGTACGCCCGGACCCTGATCGAGCGGCACTTCGGCGACGTGCCCGCCCGGCCCGCGCCGCAGCTCGCCGACTTCGACGAGCCCGACCTGACCGCCGAGCGCCGCGAGTCCTACGTGGACCGGCTCGCGCCGCTGCCCGCGGTGGCCTCGGCGTGGCGGGTGCCGAACCCGGTCACCGACTTCGCCGGCTACCTGCCGTACGTGGTGCTGGCCGAGGTGCTCACCGACGGCGACGCGTCCCGCCTGGTGGAGCGCCTGGTGCTGAAGGACCGCACGGTCACCAGCGTCGGCGGCTACCTCGGCTTCATGGGCGAGCCGTTCGAGGTGCGCGACCCCACCGCGCTGCTGCTCCAGTCGCACCTGCCGCCCGGCGGCAGCGTGGACAAGGTGCTGGTCACCATCGACGAGGAGCTGGACCGGCTGGCCACCGACGGCCTCACCCCGGGCGAGCTGGCCCGCACCCAGGCCCGCATGGCCACGCACCTGCTCCGCGAGACGGACGCCGTGCTGGGCCGCGCGCTGCGGATGGCCGTGCTGGAGCTGCAGCGGGGCAACCCCGGCCTGCTCAACGACCTGCCGCACCTGATCGCGGAGGTGACCGAGGAGCAGATCCGGTCGGCCGCCGCCGCCCTGCGCCCGCACCGCCGGGCTTCCATCGAGGTCGTGCCCGGAGGCAACCAGTGA
- a CDS encoding pitrilysin family protein: MTLLALPELDETRPLSLPLQAERTLPNGLTVLAIRRPSVPLAEVRLRVPFARTELAEAAVLAQTLFSGTSTKTTVQIAADLQSVGGGLGAGIDPDRLLISGNSLVSGLDRLLELLAEVLDDAAYPEGEVATESERLADRIQVAQSQPAHLARVALLKRIYPGHPYAVQTPSVEEVRAVTPAGLRALHARRLHPAGATLVLVGDLDPEQAVDVAAKRLGGWDGRGETAELPPIPALTPGPLLLVDRPGAVQSSLRIALPAVPRTHPDHAALQLANMIFGGYFSSRWVENIREDKGYTYGPHSVIEHSVAGSTLTVSAEVATEVTAPALVETLYELGRIAALPVAETELEQARQYTLGTLQLGMSTQAGLAGLASSYAGFGLRLNYLADYSERLVAATLEDVHRAAATYLAPAVAAPVILGDAERIQAAVAAIVPVEVESKP; the protein is encoded by the coding sequence GTGACGCTGCTCGCTCTGCCCGAACTGGACGAGACCCGGCCGCTGTCGCTGCCGCTGCAGGCCGAGCGGACGCTGCCCAACGGGCTGACCGTGCTGGCCATCCGCCGGCCGAGCGTGCCGCTGGCCGAGGTGCGGCTGCGGGTGCCGTTCGCCCGCACCGAGCTGGCCGAGGCCGCGGTGCTGGCGCAGACGCTGTTCTCCGGCACCAGCACCAAGACCACCGTCCAGATAGCCGCGGACCTGCAGTCGGTCGGCGGCGGCCTGGGCGCCGGGATTGACCCGGACCGGCTGCTGATCAGCGGCAACTCGCTGGTGTCCGGGCTGGACCGGCTGCTGGAGCTGCTCGCCGAGGTGCTCGACGACGCCGCCTACCCGGAGGGTGAGGTGGCCACCGAGTCCGAGCGCCTGGCCGACCGGATCCAGGTGGCCCAGAGCCAGCCCGCCCACCTGGCCCGCGTCGCGCTGCTCAAGCGCATCTACCCGGGCCACCCGTACGCGGTGCAGACGCCGTCGGTGGAGGAGGTGCGCGCGGTGACCCCGGCGGGCCTGCGCGCGCTGCACGCCCGCCGCCTGCACCCGGCCGGGGCGACCCTGGTGCTGGTCGGCGACCTGGACCCGGAGCAGGCGGTCGACGTGGCCGCCAAGCGGCTGGGCGGCTGGGACGGCCGGGGCGAGACCGCCGAGCTGCCGCCGATCCCGGCGCTGACGCCGGGGCCGCTGCTGCTGGTGGACCGGCCCGGCGCGGTGCAGTCGTCGCTGCGCATCGCGCTGCCCGCGGTGCCGCGTACGCACCCGGACCACGCGGCGCTGCAGCTGGCCAACATGATCTTCGGGGGCTACTTCTCGTCCCGCTGGGTGGAGAACATCCGCGAGGACAAGGGGTACACCTACGGCCCGCACTCGGTGATCGAGCACTCGGTGGCCGGCTCCACGCTGACCGTCTCCGCCGAGGTGGCCACCGAGGTCACCGCCCCGGCGCTGGTCGAGACGCTGTACGAGCTGGGCCGCATCGCGGCGCTGCCGGTGGCCGAGACCGAGCTGGAGCAGGCGCGCCAGTACACGCTGGGCACGCTGCAGCTGGGCATGTCCACGCAGGCCGGGCTGGCCGGGCTGGCCAGCTCGTACGCCGGGTTCGGGCTGCGCCTGAACTACCTGGCCGACTACTCGGAGCGGCTGGTCGCGGCCACGCTGGAGGACGTGCACCGCGCCGCGGCGACGTACCTGGCGCCCGCCGTGGCGGCCCCGGTGATCCTCGGCGACGCGGAGCGGATCCAGGCCGCGGTCGCGGCGATCGTGCCGGTCGAGGTCGAGTCGAAGCCGTGA